In Streptomyces sp. DG2A-72, one genomic interval encodes:
- a CDS encoding cytochrome P450: MTTETPSAAVNEPMPLADVNLADLDNFTDGSTPWRMFHTLRHQDPVHWQPEEAPNSGFWAVTRHADIARVDRDAETFTSTKFVNLEEVDDDQIKTRASILELDGVRHRALRSLLQRQFGASVINSYTDFLRGLTATTLDAALAKGTFDFVKEVSADFPINVLARLLDVPQEDNQQLIDWGNRIIGNTDPDYADVLLDSAESEQYRHLPFRSPASLEVFEYGRELARQRRGGDGTDLVSKLVNTTPRDGVPLSPQDFDNYFLLLVVAGNETTRHTITHSMLALLQHPGQLARLKDDPSLIPVAVEEFLRWASPVYHFRRTATRDVELGGKRIKEGDKVVMWYASGNRDEAAFGNPYDFDVTRADNDHVTFGKGSPHLCLGNLLARTEIRIMFEELIPRLAGIRLVGDVPRVRSNFVNGIKKLPVEVTLA; this comes from the coding sequence ATGACGACCGAGACCCCGAGCGCCGCCGTGAACGAACCGATGCCACTGGCGGACGTCAACCTCGCCGACCTGGACAACTTCACCGACGGCAGCACCCCATGGCGCATGTTCCACACCCTGCGCCACCAGGACCCCGTCCACTGGCAGCCCGAAGAGGCCCCCAACTCCGGCTTTTGGGCCGTGACCCGCCACGCCGACATCGCCCGCGTCGACCGTGACGCCGAGACCTTCACCTCCACGAAGTTCGTCAACCTCGAAGAAGTCGACGACGACCAGATCAAGACCCGCGCCTCCATCCTGGAGCTGGACGGTGTCCGCCACCGCGCGCTGCGCAGTCTGCTCCAGCGCCAGTTCGGCGCGAGCGTCATCAACAGCTACACCGACTTCCTGCGCGGCCTGACCGCCACCACGCTGGACGCGGCACTGGCCAAGGGGACCTTCGACTTCGTCAAGGAAGTCTCCGCCGACTTCCCCATCAACGTCCTCGCCCGCCTGCTCGACGTTCCGCAGGAGGACAACCAGCAGCTCATCGACTGGGGCAACCGCATCATCGGCAACACCGACCCCGACTACGCCGACGTCCTGCTGGACAGCGCGGAGAGCGAGCAGTACCGGCACCTGCCCTTCCGCTCGCCCGCCTCGCTGGAGGTCTTCGAGTACGGCCGTGAGCTGGCCAGGCAGCGACGCGGCGGCGACGGCACCGACCTGGTGTCGAAGCTCGTGAACACCACCCCGAGGGACGGCGTGCCGCTCTCGCCGCAGGACTTCGACAACTACTTCCTGCTCCTGGTCGTGGCCGGCAACGAGACCACCCGCCACACCATCACCCACTCCATGCTGGCCCTCCTCCAGCACCCCGGCCAACTGGCCCGCCTCAAGGACGACCCGTCCCTGATTCCGGTCGCGGTGGAGGAGTTCCTACGCTGGGCCTCCCCCGTCTACCACTTCCGCCGCACCGCCACCCGGGACGTCGAACTCGGCGGCAAGCGGATCAAGGAGGGCGACAAGGTCGTCATGTGGTACGCCTCCGGCAACCGCGACGAGGCGGCCTTCGGCAACCCGTACGACTTCGATGTCACCCGCGCCGACAACGACCATGTGACCTTCGGCAAGGGCAGCCCCCACCTCTGCCTGGGCAACCTGCTCGCCCGCACCGAGATCCGCATCATGTTCGAGGAGCTGATCCCGCGCCTCGCCGGCATCCGCC